In the Erythrolamprus reginae isolate rEryReg1 chromosome 13, rEryReg1.hap1, whole genome shotgun sequence genome, one interval contains:
- the LRRN4CL gene encoding LRRN4 C-terminal-like protein, giving the protein MQAWMLLAIMACGLLTLCPRGSPTSMGHPLPESLQGPHTPDPSVSRTPLSGPEKGSPAVSDDYDDYDENYYDTTESPNSVTPGPPTPFCAYDRCKHLQVPCAELSRLSKCLCPGVTGPDVTPDPPRLRAVHVSETRASLHWCAPSSTVHTYHLKYGILGEHYISGPALNSTVRVVVLSDLVPGTEYLLCVMAGNRAGFSPTDDGVREHGPCRRVRTPAHQMTYVYIAVGLACVVILGVVSVLLWRFYLRKPKPVQHGSLDNILEGELSSGHAGTANSSFRTEEQL; this is encoded by the coding sequence ATGCAAGCTTGGATGCTCTTAGCCATCATGGCTTGTGGCCTCCTGACACTCTGCCCCCGGGGGTCCCCGACCAGCATGGGCCACCCGCTGCCCGAATCCCTCCAAGGCCCACACACCCCGGACCCATCGGTCAGCCGCACCCCACTCTCCGGGCCGGAGAAAGGTTCTCCCGCCGTCTCCGACGACTACGACGACTACGACGAAAATTATTACGACACCACCGAGTCCCCCAATTCCGTCACCCCGGGGCCACCAACCCCCTTTTGCGCCTATGACCGCTGCAAGCATCTCCAGGTGCCTTGCGCGGAATTGAGCCGGCTGAGCAAATGTTTGTGTCCCGGAGTCACCGGCCCGGATGTTACCCCGGACCCTCCTCGTTTACGAGCGGTTCACGTTAGCGAAACCCGAGCGAGCTTGCACTGGTGCGCCCCCTCGTCCACGGTTCACACTTACCACCTAAAGTACGGCATCCTTGGCGAGCATTACATCTCAGGCCCGGCGCTAAACAGCACCGTCCGCGTCGTGGTGCTGTCCGATCTTGTCCCCGGCACCGAATATCTCCTCTGCGTCATGGCGGGCAACCGAGCTGGGTTCAGCCCGACGGACGACGGTGTTCGAGAACACGGACCCTGCCGGCGGGTCCGAACCCCAGCGCACCAGATGACGTATGTCTACATAGCGGTGGGGTTGGCCTGTGTGGTGATCCTGGGAGTTGTCTCTGTCCTGCTGTGGCGTTTCTACTTACGGAAACCCAAACCCGTCCAGCACGGATCCTTGGATAATATCCTGGAGGGGGAGCTGAGTTCAGGGCACGCCGGCACCGCCAACAGCTCATTCCGGACGGAAGAGCAACTGTGA